From the Streptomyces syringium genome, one window contains:
- a CDS encoding serine/threonine-protein kinase: MAGPDDRTRGDVPIGRQSDLIGRQIAAYRVQGEIGRGGMAVVYRAQDLRLGRTVALKLLAPELARNDTFRQRFAHESRVAAAIDHPNIVPVFEAGETEGVLFIAMRYVAGQDLRALLDRTGRLPVVDACRIGLQVASALDAAHAHDLVHRDVKPGNILVAEGTDSDHPEHVYLTDFGLTKKSLSLTGFTTVGQFVGTLDYVAPEQISGKPVDGRCDVYSLACVVYEMLTGGPPFQRDDDMALLWAHQNDPPPPVSEHRPDLGPAVDEVLMKALAKAPEDRYDTCLEFVSALRRAGTGAVPEEPPPVRGHEPTRVDPRPAGAPPVRTPPPHPPRWAAPVFPDATRR; the protein is encoded by the coding sequence ATGGCGGGCCCCGACGACCGTACGCGCGGGGACGTGCCGATCGGCCGGCAGTCCGACCTCATCGGCCGGCAGATCGCCGCCTACCGCGTGCAGGGCGAGATCGGGCGCGGTGGCATGGCCGTCGTCTACCGCGCCCAGGACCTGCGGCTCGGGCGGACGGTCGCGCTCAAGCTGCTGGCTCCGGAGCTGGCGCGCAACGACACCTTCCGGCAGCGCTTCGCCCACGAGTCGCGGGTCGCGGCGGCCATCGACCACCCCAACATCGTGCCGGTGTTCGAGGCCGGGGAGACCGAGGGCGTCCTCTTCATCGCCATGCGCTACGTGGCGGGCCAGGACCTGCGGGCGCTGCTGGACCGGACCGGCCGGCTGCCCGTCGTCGACGCCTGCCGCATCGGCCTCCAGGTCGCCTCCGCCCTGGACGCCGCCCACGCGCACGACCTGGTGCACCGGGACGTCAAGCCGGGCAACATCCTCGTTGCGGAGGGCACCGACAGCGACCACCCCGAGCATGTGTACCTGACCGACTTCGGGCTGACGAAGAAGTCGCTGTCGCTGACCGGCTTCACCACGGTGGGCCAGTTCGTCGGCACCCTCGACTACGTCGCGCCCGAGCAGATCTCGGGCAAGCCGGTCGACGGCCGCTGCGACGTCTACAGCCTGGCCTGCGTGGTGTACGAGATGCTGACCGGCGGCCCGCCCTTCCAGCGCGACGACGACATGGCGTTGCTGTGGGCGCACCAGAACGACCCGCCGCCCCCGGTCTCCGAGCACCGCCCCGACCTCGGCCCGGCCGTCGACGAGGTGCTGATGAAGGCCCTCGCCAAGGCGCCCGAGGACCGTTACGACACCTGTCTGGAGTTCGTCAGCGCCCTGCGCCGGGCCGGTACGGGCGCGGTGCCCGAGGAGCCCCCGCCCGTGCGGGGACACGAGCCCACCCGGGTCGATCCGCGGCCCGCGGGAGCGCCCCCGGTGCGGACACCCCCGCCGCACCCGCCGCGCTGGGCGGCGCCGGTCTTCCCCGACGCCACCCGCCGATAG